From Borrelia hispanica CRI, one genomic window encodes:
- a CDS encoding BTA121 domain-containing protein surface lipoprotein, whose amino-acid sequence YLEKCITRANPDDSNDHEITTQMTRNYDLLMLDANNDISKFKLVLLGIVETLKAKKKAKNALREYTNPRKDILEQRFKDAEAEYMRYLKGICNTLYFNEMYNNLLRKTDNSSQFKSILESIHFYGFSYHNFVIIMGQLDKDEQNALIFLEYAIINPSFDDPNDHEIIISAKRNYSFLTLYEDDISKLKLVLSGIVRTLKEKKLAEDALQKYTRIEKDVLEQRFQVIKTKYMKHLKNICNISSIDEMKSNLLNNADHSLQFRNIVESINYHISIEERLNIDEKNALAFLESVITIFNQSNLEFVTHTKYNFYIFILQIGNIDRLKAILLGIVKMLNATIEIEKVLENYSGANKEQFIQRLQKENTNYIKLLKRVCNTYSFVKMYSDLLNRADDVLQFISIDIDLKYYTKLIMKYNHVSALQIFTDRARMAVTELLYKFSLSDEHKETAMYLRKALVDTAKTYTNDTFYDLLSKLNVDRVKAIMNNMLEGHHLSLFYRASGIIKNIQVPDVKRRLQDRLDMAENKYLELLKNYSDVNFTVEQIYANLVGNKNAGSDFQSISTEAEAEIERLA is encoded by the coding sequence TATTAGTAAATTCAAGCTGGTTTTGTTAGGTATTGTAGAAACGTTAAAGGCAAAGAAGAAAGCAAAAAATGCTCTTAGAGAGTATACTAATCCAAGGAAAGATATTCTTGAACAAAGATTCAAAGATGCAGAAGCAGAGTATATGAGGTATTTGAAGGGCATTTGCAATACTTTATATTTTAATGAAATGTATAATAATTTGTTAAGAAAAACAGACAATTCATCCCAATTTAAATCTATTTTAGAATCTATTCACTTTTATGGTTTTAGTTATCATAATTTTGTAATTATTATGGGACAATTAGATAAAGATGAACAAAATGCTTTAATTTTTCTTGAATATGCCATAATAAATCCTAGTTTTGATGATCCAAATGACCATGAGATTATAATTAGTGCAAAACGAAATTATAGTTTCCTTACGCTATACGAGGATGATATTAGTAAACTCAAGCTAGTTTTGTCAGGCATTGTAAGAACATTAAAGGAAAAAAAATTAGCAGAGGATGCTCTTCAAAAGTATACTAGGATAGAGAAAGATGTTCTTGAACAAAGGTTCCAAGTTATAAAAACAAAGTATATGAAGCATTTAAAAAATATTTGTAATATTTCTTCTATTGATGAAATGAAAAGTAATTTATTAAACAATGCGGATCATTCATTACAATTTAGAAATATTGTAGAGTCTATAAATTATCATATCAGTATTGAAGAACGGTTAAATATTGATGAGAAAAATGCTTTGGCTTTTCTTGAAAGTGTTATAACAATATTTAATCAAAGTAATCTTGAGTTTGTGACCCATACAAAATATAACTTTTATATTTTTATATTACAGATAGGAAATATTGATAGACTTAAAGCAATTTTGTTAGGGATTGTAAAAATGTTAAATGCGACAATAGAAATAGAGAAAGTTTTGGAGAATTATTCTGGAGCAAATAAAGAGCAATTTATACAAAGATTACAAAAGGAAAATACAAATTATATAAAACTCTTAAAAAGAGTTTGTAATACTTACTCTTTTGTTAAAATGTACAGTGATTTGTTAAATAGAGCAGACGATGTGTTGCAATTTATAAGTATTGATATTGATTTGAAATATTATACAAAACTTATAATGAAATATAATCATGTTTCTGCTTTGCAGATTTTTACTGATAGGGCAAGAATGGCAGTTACTGAATTACTTTATAAATTTAGTCTATCTGATGAACATAAGGAAACAGCTATGTATTTGAGAAAGGCATTAGTAGATACTGCTAAAACATATACTAATGATACGTTTTATGATCTATTGTCTAAATTAAATGTTGATAGAGTTAAAGCAATTATGAACAATATGTTAGAGGGTCATCATTTAAGTTTGTTTTATAGGGCTAGTGGAATTATTAAGAATATCCAAGTGCCGGATGTAAAGCGTAGATTACAGGATAGGTTAGACATGGCGGAAAATAAGTACTTGGAATTATTGAAAAATTATAGCGATGTCAATTTTACTGTTGAGCAGATATATGCTAACCTTGTAGGTAATAAGAATGCAGGTTCTGATTTCCAAAGTATTAGTACTGAAGCAGAAGCAGAGATAGAAAGACTTGCTTAA